In a single window of the Deinococcota bacterium genome:
- a CDS encoding ATP-binding protein, with the protein MIGDVVDHPQYGRGRVMAAYRGGAEWLVRFESGLRFRRPRQEFSGQEFSGQEFSGQGEAAPVRSPAFTPPAPMPRSRFEARSLVEALRVGVAPAQHVRELTIGLENERRSLAAGLSEAHAQGGAVRAVIGDYGHGKSHIVQLSAQEALAQGFLVATTSLDLLELPPHRAFDIYSSLVRDLRYPDSDERGLGPLLELAAQRRAHEALAAASPGLDPLQLALEAFAGTTSSRQRRYWQAWLTGGRRLSAMNKLVPPGEKFPSIYKVGHNARQVAYLVSGLSVLARLCNYSGLAVLIDEAEAYSLLSAQQRPKAGLFFAAVIYAALQDRQNRLQESTFPQHRWRDYPLAYPLARPGGQALFFLFTVTRSDNRLPLEDWLGPEEVLELEPHHSPQEIGQFLQTLQGYHAQAYLYEPGERQGQIRRAAAEHLAAGMRSGRLSIRGVVRLGAELYDLLYLYPDYEVADLLEELREQMR; encoded by the coding sequence ATGATCGGTGACGTGGTCGACCACCCCCAGTACGGCCGCGGCCGGGTCATGGCCGCCTACAGGGGCGGAGCGGAGTGGCTGGTGCGCTTCGAGAGCGGCCTGCGCTTCAGGCGGCCGCGGCAGGAGTTCAGCGGGCAGGAGTTCAGCGGGCAGGAGTTTAGCGGGCAGGGCGAGGCGGCGCCGGTGAGATCCCCTGCCTTTACGCCGCCGGCGCCGATGCCCAGGAGCCGGTTCGAAGCGCGGAGCCTGGTCGAGGCCTTGCGCGTCGGCGTCGCTCCGGCGCAGCACGTGCGGGAGCTGACCATCGGGCTCGAGAACGAGCGCCGCAGCCTGGCCGCGGGGCTGAGCGAGGCCCACGCCCAGGGCGGCGCGGTTCGCGCGGTGATCGGCGACTACGGCCACGGCAAGAGCCACATCGTCCAGCTCAGCGCCCAGGAGGCGCTGGCCCAGGGCTTCCTGGTGGCGACGACCAGCTTGGACCTGCTGGAACTGCCCCCTCACCGCGCCTTTGACATCTACAGCAGCCTGGTGCGGGACCTGCGCTATCCGGACAGTGACGAGCGCGGGCTCGGCCCGCTGCTCGAGCTCGCCGCCCAGCGCCGCGCCCACGAAGCGCTCGCCGCGGCCTCGCCGGGGCTCGACCCGCTGCAACTCGCGCTCGAGGCCTTTGCCGGCACCACCTCGTCACGGCAGCGGCGCTACTGGCAAGCTTGGCTGACGGGCGGACGCAGGCTGAGCGCGATGAACAAGCTCGTGCCGCCGGGAGAGAAGTTCCCAAGCATCTACAAGGTCGGCCACAACGCCCGCCAGGTGGCCTACCTCGTGAGCGGCCTCAGCGTCTTGGCGCGGCTCTGCAACTACAGCGGCCTCGCCGTCCTCATCGACGAGGCCGAGGCTTACTCGCTGCTAAGTGCCCAGCAGCGCCCCAAGGCCGGGCTCTTCTTCGCTGCCGTGATCTACGCCGCCTTACAGGACAGGCAAAACCGCCTCCAGGAGAGTACCTTTCCCCAGCACCGCTGGCGCGACTACCCGCTCGCCTACCCGCTTGCCCGTCCAGGGGGGCAGGCGCTGTTCTTTCTCTTCACGGTGACCCGGAGCGACAACCGCCTGCCTCTGGAGGACTGGCTGGGGCCTGAGGAGGTGCTGGAACTCGAGCCTCACCACAGCCCCCAGGAGATCGGCCAGTTTCTCCAAACCTTGCAGGGCTACCACGCCCAGGCCTACCTCTATGAGCCCGGCGAACGGCAGGGGCAAATCCGCCGCGCCGCCGCCGAGCATCTGGCGGCGGGGATGAGGAGCGGCCGGCTGAGCATCCGCGGCGTGGTGCGTTTGGGCGCCGAACTCTACGACCTGCTCTATCTCTATCCCGACTACGAGGTGGCCGATCTGCTCGAGGAGTTGCGCGAGCAGATGCGTTAA
- a CDS encoding DEAD/DEAH box helicase, whose product MTTPHLLKSQLSHTWPAFFAGHGAFTEVQRRAIPVILSGRDALVVAATASGKTEAAMAPLLERHLVHERQAGLAVLYICPTKALVRDLYERLAPPLRGLGVTVAMKSGDTAPVSRRRPPTVLITTPESTDSLLTRAPRLFATLSAVVLDEIHLFDGGPRGDHLRCLLRRVETIRGYAEPGRAPAQRVALSATVAEPEAVAGRYLNSPVLVQVAGGRKLEAELVAIYDLDDLVTALARRATRKMLVFCNTRHEVEEVAAYLRGRLPYEAAVFVHYSNLDPALRREVEAQFAEASVAVCVSSSTLELGIDIGSIDEVALVGPPPTLGSFLQRIGRGGRRGQATRVLCLTRSPAETLRFEALLSMARASHANPDRSDHDGSDHDGSELGKGAAPRPGYHFRLAVLVQQSFSLLKGSPTGGLRFADLRRVAPDEVDDERLWGLLRHLAATGYLKVGRPGEWRAGPKLNELADEHEIYSNIGGEALGTTIIDAYSGRAIARADRPRHKGERLLMGGRSVEVAWQDRYRVGVEGRRGSTDEMMRFHTAPVAIPVEVAQGVAARLGLGPGRLPSLPDERGMWLFHFWGDLYGDLLAAVLRAHFTPEGADEPSVAAWNEYCLYLPFPLSTLPPWDEGLAREEAQGLAGYVARLLELGRFHVLLPPELAAHGVLEGLDLPRLEALYRAASLVSAPAGLRARLQTLL is encoded by the coding sequence ATGACGACCCCTCATCTGCTGAAATCCCAACTTTCCCACACCTGGCCCGCCTTTTTTGCGGGTCACGGCGCGTTTACCGAAGTGCAAAGGCGCGCCATTCCGGTGATCCTCTCGGGGCGAGATGCGCTGGTGGTGGCGGCGACGGCCTCGGGCAAGACCGAGGCGGCGATGGCGCCACTGCTCGAGCGTCACCTCGTGCACGAGCGCCAAGCCGGCCTAGCCGTCCTCTATATCTGCCCCACCAAGGCGCTGGTGCGCGATCTCTACGAGCGGCTGGCGCCGCCGCTGCGCGGCCTGGGCGTTACCGTGGCGATGAAGAGCGGTGACACCGCGCCGGTCTCGCGCCGCCGCCCGCCCACCGTGCTCATCACCACGCCCGAGTCCACCGATTCGCTCTTGACCCGCGCGCCGCGCCTCTTTGCGACGCTGAGCGCCGTGGTGCTGGACGAGATTCACCTCTTCGACGGCGGCCCGCGCGGCGATCACCTGCGCTGTCTGCTCAGGCGCGTCGAGACCATTCGCGGCTACGCCGAGCCGGGGCGGGCGCCCGCTCAGCGCGTCGCCCTCTCCGCCACCGTGGCGGAGCCGGAGGCCGTGGCGGGGCGCTATCTGAACAGTCCGGTGCTGGTGCAGGTGGCGGGTGGGCGCAAGCTCGAGGCCGAGCTCGTTGCCATCTACGACCTGGACGACCTGGTGACGGCCCTCGCCCGCCGCGCTACGCGCAAGATGCTGGTCTTCTGCAACACCCGGCACGAGGTCGAGGAGGTGGCGGCCTATCTGCGCGGGAGGTTGCCCTACGAGGCGGCCGTCTTCGTGCATTACTCGAACCTCGACCCCGCCCTCAGGCGCGAGGTCGAGGCGCAGTTTGCGGAGGCCAGCGTGGCGGTCTGCGTGAGCTCTTCGACCCTCGAGCTGGGCATCGACATCGGCAGCATCGACGAGGTGGCGCTGGTCGGGCCGCCGCCCACGCTCGGCTCGTTTTTGCAGCGCATCGGGCGGGGCGGCCGACGGGGCCAAGCGACCCGGGTGCTGTGCCTGACCCGCTCGCCCGCCGAGACGCTGCGCTTCGAGGCGCTTTTGAGCATGGCCCGGGCGAGCCACGCCAATCCCGACAGGAGCGATCATGACGGGAGCGATCATGACGGGAGCGAGCTCGGCAAGGGGGCGGCGCCAAGGCCCGGCTATCACTTTCGCCTCGCAGTCCTGGTCCAGCAGAGCTTCAGCCTGCTCAAGGGCAGCCCCACAGGTGGGCTCCGCTTCGCCGACTTGCGCCGCGTCGCCCCGGATGAAGTTGACGACGAGCGCTTATGGGGCCTGCTCCGCCACCTGGCGGCGACGGGCTACCTCAAGGTCGGCAGGCCCGGGGAGTGGCGGGCGGGACCCAAACTGAACGAGCTGGCGGACGAGCACGAGATCTACAGCAACATCGGCGGCGAGGCCTTGGGCACGACCATCATCGACGCCTACAGCGGGCGGGCCATCGCCCGGGCCGACCGCCCGCGCCACAAAGGCGAGAGGCTGCTCATGGGCGGGCGCTCGGTCGAGGTGGCCTGGCAGGACAGGTACAGGGTCGGCGTAGAGGGCCGGCGCGGCAGCACAGACGAGATGATGCGCTTTCACACCGCGCCCGTGGCGATTCCTGTGGAGGTCGCCCAGGGCGTCGCCGCGCGGCTCGGGTTGGGGCCGGGACGGTTGCCGTCATTGCCCGACGAGCGAGGCATGTGGCTCTTTCACTTCTGGGGCGACCTCTACGGCGACCTCCTCGCCGCCGTCCTCCGCGCCCACTTTACCCCCGAGGGCGCAGATGAGCCCAGCGTCGCCGCCTGGAACGAGTACTGCCTCTACCTGCCCTTCCCGCTGAGTACCCTGCCGCCCTGGGACGAGGGGCTCGCCAGGGAGGAAGCTCAGGGGCTGGCCGGCTATGTCGCGCGCCTGCTCGAGCTCGGGCGCTTCCACGTACTCTTGCCGCCCGAGCTTGCCGCGCACGGCGTGCTCGAGGGGCTCGACCTGCCGCGCCTGGAAGCGCTCTACCGCGCGGCGAGCCTTGTCTCAGCTCCGGCCGGCCTCCGCGCGCGCTTGCAGACGCTGCTTTAA